The Primulina huaijiensis isolate GDHJ02 unplaced genomic scaffold, ASM1229523v2 scaffold35129, whole genome shotgun sequence nucleotide sequence GGTTTGAAAGCCAAGAGAAAAGCAAGCCCGATTAAGAGAAATCGGAGTTCCAACATTGTTGGTTCTGATTCACTGTTTGAATACCGGCTTGAACAAAATCTAATCTCTCtccgtaatttttttttaaaaaaacttttaatgTGCTATAAAAtgaggaagaaaaaaaataaatttttaaattatattcaaGATATTATCCTCAACTTTGAGTATCGtaattgtataattttatttaaaggtgCTTAAAAGGCTCGTTAATCACAAATAATAATTGGTATGACATTTTTAtctcattaaattaaattttcataagGGGAGTTTCACATTGAAGTTTGAGGCATGGGAGATTTTTAGGTTGTTAATTTTCAATATGAAGTCATTCTTCAATTTGCCCATAGAATAGATTCCTACCTTGGTAATTTCTCCAAAATATACCCACAAGATACATCCCAAAtctttattattgttatataataaaaagttaatattcTTTTCCCTGTTGTACGTTTTTGAGTCTCATGGATTTTTCAAGTTCGTATATTCATGGTTACCCAGAGACGGAACCAAAACCAATGGAAAAGCAGACGCACATGCGTATGCTACGTCAATCCCATCATCTTGACTATAATTTCTCTGATCCTATTATTACTTGGTCTTTTACTTACGATCCAGATTAATTTACTCTATTAATTCCAACTACCGTTACGAGTTCGCAACTTTGGGAAACTTTCTCCATGTGTATAGGAGATATTTCAGCAACAAATTCTCTATTTATACTAATCAGTCGTACTCATACATGCATAAAGCTTTGCATAAAAAAAATGGTGCTGATCGATCAAATTTGGGATGATGCTGTAGCTGGACCTCCACCGGCAGTAAGTGGCCTCAAACATCTCAAGAAACTCTATTCCAATCCCTCAAGCATGAAAGGTCCGAGCCAAGGGAACCCTCTTTTCCAATTTTGGGTgtagcttttttttaaaaaaaatatatatattctaagAGATGCATAAGTACCGTATCTCAAAATTTCTCCTTTTTAAGTATGACATGCCTTgatatattttaacatatacgTTTCTTTGTATAAATCATTTTGTCCCTAGATATTGGCGCAGAGAGTAGTAGCAAGTATGGGAGGTCTCTGTCAATGCCGACGAGCCCAACAACACCTGGTACTTCGAATAATCTGTCGCCAACAGCCGGCCAAAAGAGTAATGTGTGGCGGAGTGTGTTCAACCCCGGAAGTAACCAGGCCACCAAGAATGTAGGCGCTGATTATTTTGACAAGCCGCAACAAGCCAATGCTCCGACTGTTTATGACTGGTATGTGCACAAACAgatattcaagaaaatgttATAAATGCTATGATATGGATGCTTCCTAAATATTGGGAGATGGCATAAGAAATTTAAAAGGGGATATGACATTCTTTAAAAAATCACGCAAATTTAAATAATGTGGCATTTTCTGTCTATCATTTGTAGGCTTTACAGTGGGGAGACTAGGAGCAAATATCGCTGAAGGAATTCTATAACTGTTGGATTCAGCTTATGGTGGCATTACAAATATTAGTGCATGTAAATAACttctttatattttcaaattcctGTGTGATTTTAGCGGTAATCTTATCTTCTAGGAGCAGTGCAGATCATTTGCTGATAAGTAATAAGTGGAACGTGAAAATTATGAGTAGCTCTTCTATCATTGTTGGAATAATAAACGAGTCTAATTTCTTCAAGatatctttttcctttttccttgaATTAGAATTTCCcacaaatatatgtatatttccAGTGGTATGGTGGAATTAAGGCAGTGGAAAGCATACACACTAGCAGCCAATAGGCCCAATCTATCCATGTACAAAAATAATTGTCAATAATTTCAGTGGAAATTGTGCAATTAAAGCAAAAATGGGGCAGTGAATTTCGGGTCACAACCAAAGCTCCACCATAAATAGAAATGATAGAGTCAAATGCTACCAACAGGATCATGGGACTTGAGATATCTCATATGATCTATCATTCACGATTGTTGAAACACCATGGCTAGCTACCTCTAATCTCCTACATACGAAGCGAATGATGTTTCATCTTCTATGATAAAACCTTAGAATGAAATGAATTTAACAGATTTTAGAATTAATTGACTAGAAtgagataaacaacagtgctCTCACAAGGATAATAACAGTAATGCTTCATCTAAATATGATTCAAATCCAAACCTGTAATTAAGAAGTTAAAAAACAACCAACCCACATGTATTGTCATTTGTCGGACAATTGTTTTTCAATATaaattgttataaaaaaatgcgtgttacttatttaaaaaaattaaaagcgtCCCGTGACATAACATGACGAATACCaaacaaatacaaatacaatttCACGTCTAAATATAActctatgtatatatatatatatatatcaaattgatGGATAATAAAGCAAATAAAATAAGTCTGGACACAACACAATTGACTATCTCACCAGCTCCTGTAGAATATCTACACAGAACTTCCCTAAAACTACTTGAGCTGAACAATAACATATCCACAGTATGtagaaaactgaaataaaacTCCTTCCAGCATCACATTTCTACAGATTTCACTTAGAAAGATGCCAGCTTCGTCCTCATCCTTTCTACAACACTTGTCCCTTTTTCCGGTATCCTAAAACCTGAAAAAAGAGGTAAATTTATTTGTGTGCCATGGATGCCGAATCCATTTTGCTTTCATGATTATTGATTTGCcagcatgtgtgtgtgtgtgtctgtgtGTGGGCTCAATCTGACCTGGCTGTTCGAGTTATTTCATTGAGATGATGTGATAGAGAGAGTTTAGGTGAATTGCTATCTaaaagtttcaaattttttagatttatattaAGCAGAGGATCAGGACAATTAGAACATTTTCAAATTTGACCAAGGATAAAACTTACCAGATTTTGCTGAGTAAAATGGGCATGAACAATACCCAAGATTTGATGATCATTCAACAATTCCAACTCGTTGTAACAAGGATTTGAGAGGCCGGGTTCTTTTTTGAGACTTGAAGTGTTGTTAACAGGATGAAAATCTTTTACTATCAGTATCTCAATTTCACTAGCTTCCAAGGATGTTTGCTGAGCAACATACTACAAGAGACATGGTTTCAAAACTATTTACAACCTGTATCCTACCATCTTATACTAAGTTGAACTTGAAAGTCCGAGAGTAAGATGCAGGTGGATACCTGGCATAAGTGTTTAACTGAAGATGTGGGGCTGCAGCTCAAGTAAGGTCGCTTCAAGCTGGATATTTTCTCCTCATGTAGAGAAACAAGCATGACACTAATTTTCAACTGAAACAAGAACATGAACACACAAGTTGTTTTAAGAAATGAAAGAATCAAATGTCATTTCAGCATGTAATAGGCAAATGAACTAAATAAGTTGTCTTGGAGTTTTTGATGTATTCTGGTCCCAGGGATTTTATAACTCCTTCCTCCCAACTAACCTctatgttaaaaattaaatcagcTATTAACAAAAATCGAATGTAAAATTTCCAAATCACCAAAGCAAAAGTTTAGTAGTATTACTGCTTCATTATTTTCATTCGCACATTGGAGACGATTGATTAGCTTTGAGAGTCTGCTATTTCTGGAAATCTTGCCACCAGCACCATTGGGAACACCATATCGGGTGTTACTGCGCATGCCACCTCTACCCCAGGCAAGAATTTCTGTACTGCCAAGTCCAGCAGATGCACCAAGTACTTCTCTGTTTGCTTCTGAATCAATATCATCACAGCCTCCATCAGCATTGGCTCCTGAAGACGGCTGTGAAATTCGAGCACCTCCCCATCTTTTGTACCGTTTTGATTTGACTTCAGTAGAACGCTCATCATCAGAAGATGAGTCCTTACTACCATCTTGACCATTAGCCTCTTCTTCATCAGATCCTTGATTTTCAATAGCTCGGTGATTTCTCCGAGTTCTTAAGTTTCGATAACTTCCTTGCCTCCTAACAAATGTAGCTGTAATAGCTCTGGCTGACGTCCGTTTCTTCCCCAGCGCTTCTGCTTGTCGACGAAAAGTTTGGGCAATTGAAGCTTGGATCTGTAGCCAAAAAGGATCAAGTACGAGGACTTTGAATGTAAGCAGTTTCGTTAAATGCAAAACTAACATA carries:
- the LOC140968336 gene encoding dormancy-associated protein 1-like; translated protein: MVLIDQIWDDAVAGPPPAVSGLKHLKKLYSNPSSMKDIGAESSSKYGRSLSMPTSPTTPGTSNNLSPTAGQKSNVWRSVFNPGSNQATKNVGADYFDKPQQANAPTVYDWLYSGETRSKYR
- the LOC140968334 gene encoding putative E3 ubiquitin-protein ligase RING1a gives rise to the protein MCILFLQRQRSHTRFSSRSSLTPPPPEPPPPLVKLRRHLIDSMPAQKRSLEATSPPPSPPPPLEEEKADDSLQSGENHIHEPVENSCDSDDFPNSSGGEKDEFIVVKLAEIRKEVQCPICLGIIRKTRTVMECLHRFCRECIDKSMRLGNNECPACRTHCASRRSLRDDPNYDALIAALYPDIDKYEEEELAFHEEEKARNKQIQASIAQTFRRQAEALGKKRTSARAITATFVRRQGSYRNLRTRRNHRAIENQGSDEEEANGQDGSKDSSSDDERSTEVKSKRYKRWGGARISQPSSGANADGGCDDIDSEANREVLGASAGLGSTEILAWGRGGMRSNTRYGVPNGAGGKISRNSRLSKLINRLQCANENNEALKISVMLVSLHEEKISSLKRPYLSCSPTSSVKHLCQYVAQQTSLEASEIEILIVKDFHPVNNTSSLKKEPGLSNPCYNELELLNDHQILGIVHAHFTQQNLVLGYRKKGQVL